In one window of Marinobacter salsuginis DNA:
- a CDS encoding DUF484 family protein, translating into MTEQTARQKAGELTREEVADYLRANPDFFIDQDELLRSLTLPHDSGRAISLVERQVHLFREQRDTLRRELVELVSIARHNDRLFEKSKRLLMQVIEARTLNDMASAIDDSIRGDFGLDAASVLLFTDVELPEASQGALHVVSPSVARERLGSLLEGERAVCGQFRESEREFLFPDREEPIASVALVPLRHDELVGVFAVGSCQPGYFDQSMGSLFLSYISDTLSRLLPPMVQRHTMAAPVTDMATESR; encoded by the coding sequence ATGACAGAACAAACGGCCCGACAGAAGGCCGGTGAGCTCACGCGGGAAGAGGTGGCAGACTACCTGCGAGCCAACCCCGATTTCTTTATTGATCAGGACGAACTGCTGCGCAGTCTTACCCTGCCACACGACAGTGGTCGGGCGATTTCCCTTGTGGAGCGCCAGGTGCATCTGTTTCGGGAGCAACGGGACACTCTGCGCAGGGAGCTGGTGGAGCTGGTGTCCATCGCCCGCCACAATGACCGGTTGTTCGAGAAGAGCAAGCGCTTACTGATGCAGGTGATTGAGGCCCGGACCCTCAACGACATGGCCTCGGCCATTGACGACAGCATCCGCGGCGATTTCGGCCTCGACGCTGCCTCCGTACTGTTGTTCACCGATGTCGAACTGCCCGAGGCCTCCCAGGGTGCATTGCATGTGGTGAGTCCCTCCGTGGCCCGTGAGCGACTGGGTAGCCTGCTGGAAGGCGAGAGGGCCGTATGCGGCCAGTTCCGTGAGAGCGAGCGGGAGTTTCTGTTCCCGGACCGGGAAGAACCGATTGCCTCCGTGGCGCTGGTACCGCTCAGACATGATGAGCTGGTAGGTGTGTTTGCGGTCGGCAGCTGCCAGCCGGGCTATTTTGACCAGAGCATGGGATCGCTGTTTCTGAGTTACATCAGTGATACCCTCAGCCGCCTCCTGCCCCCCATGGTGCAGCGCCACACCATGGCTGCGCCGGTCACCGATATGGCGACGGAGTCCCGCTAA
- the xerC gene encoding tyrosine recombinase XerC encodes MPQELVGPLTEFIRHLASEKRHSPRTCESYQRDLQRLASWLSQSGLTAWHRVTNHDLRRYVATLSREGLSGRSIARHLSATRRFYQFLLREKLASDNPALDIRAPKSGRRLPRVADVDQLNHLLDCQPDDPLEVRDLCMFELMYSSGLRLAELASLDLDTVDLRGGEVRVLGKGGKERLLPVGRKAIAAIQAWLQHRAALASDGEAALFVSQRGERLSHRSIQARLSRWGISRGADQKLHPHMLRHSFASHMLESSGDLRAVQELLGHADIATTQVYTHLDFQHLARVYDQSHPRARRDKYHGKTSDESS; translated from the coding sequence GTGCCCCAGGAGCTTGTCGGGCCGCTGACGGAATTTATCCGGCATCTGGCTTCTGAAAAACGTCATTCCCCCAGAACCTGCGAAAGCTACCAGCGCGATCTGCAACGTCTGGCAAGCTGGCTGAGCCAGAGCGGGTTAACCGCCTGGCACCGGGTCACTAATCACGATCTGCGCCGCTATGTGGCAACGCTCAGCCGGGAGGGTCTGTCAGGCCGGAGCATTGCCCGGCACCTTTCCGCGACCCGACGTTTTTACCAGTTCCTGCTCAGGGAGAAACTTGCCTCGGATAATCCGGCGCTGGATATCCGTGCCCCCAAGAGTGGTCGGCGCTTGCCTCGAGTGGCAGACGTGGATCAACTGAATCATCTGCTTGACTGTCAACCGGACGACCCCCTGGAGGTCCGCGACCTGTGCATGTTCGAGCTGATGTACTCCTCTGGGCTGCGGCTGGCGGAGTTGGCAAGCCTGGATCTCGATACCGTCGATCTGCGCGGTGGAGAAGTCCGTGTGCTGGGTAAGGGCGGCAAGGAACGGCTGCTGCCCGTAGGGCGCAAGGCAATTGCCGCCATTCAGGCCTGGCTGCAGCACAGAGCCGCGCTGGCCAGTGACGGTGAAGCCGCTTTGTTTGTCAGCCAGCGGGGCGAGAGGCTCAGCCACCGCAGTATCCAGGCCCGCCTGAGCCGCTGGGGGATCAGCCGCGGTGCCGACCAGAAACTCCATCCCCACATGCTGCGACACTCCTTTGCCAGCCACATGCTTGAATCCAGTGGCGACCTGCGGGCCGTACAAGAGTTACTGGGGCACGCCGACATTGCCACAACCCAGGTCTATACTCATCTTGATTTTCAACATTTGGCACGGGTTTATGACCAGAGTCACCCCAGGGCGCGTCGCGATAAGTATCATGGCAAGACCAGTGACGAGAGTTCCTGA
- a CDS encoding GGDEF domain-containing protein, with amino-acid sequence MASDQSWKDKYLRELESAENREKQWKAERNTLERMLVRTSLASEGQTPELDRLLVRIRKDLRKNRVDVEAWKELQDQIDRQVALLDERQPANDTKLSFFSRKSREPEQQQQTNTESQPENPENPEQPEAAQGNGEDIEDNAQRLRIARRVGQLLGQMLAQVSLEPAAEARARALQQSLLASNDWDELREGLNHVAELVIAAVTRSKREFEAFLKRLDERLELLREHFSAQSSAQSGRLDASEHLDREIREEIERVGQRLQESDDLQDLKQSVSRHLESIGQAVGRFRTQESERERALSEQLEAMQEKVAAMEAHSEQMQEQVRKERLRAMTDLLTELPNREAWQERLSFEYNRWQRYSHPLTVGVLDIDLFKRINDSYGHKAGDRVLQLVAREVRERLRTTDFVARFGGEEFVVLFPETEPADARAVVDKLREHVGRLPFHFRGEPVTVTFSAGLAGFVVGDTEESVFDRADRALYQAKDAGRDQVVIGKSAAVQ; translated from the coding sequence ATGGCATCGGATCAGTCCTGGAAGGATAAATACCTTCGGGAACTCGAGTCTGCAGAAAACCGGGAAAAGCAGTGGAAGGCCGAGCGTAATACCCTTGAGCGCATGTTGGTTCGAACCAGTCTGGCATCGGAAGGCCAAACGCCGGAACTGGACCGCCTGTTGGTGCGAATTCGCAAGGACCTGCGGAAGAACCGGGTGGATGTGGAAGCCTGGAAGGAATTGCAGGATCAGATTGACCGTCAGGTCGCCCTGCTCGACGAGCGTCAGCCCGCAAACGACACGAAGCTCTCCTTCTTCTCCCGAAAATCTCGGGAGCCAGAACAACAGCAGCAGACCAATACGGAATCTCAACCCGAGAACCCCGAGAACCCCGAGCAGCCCGAGGCTGCCCAGGGCAATGGTGAGGATATTGAAGACAATGCCCAGAGATTGCGCATTGCTCGCCGAGTAGGCCAACTGTTGGGACAGATGCTCGCCCAGGTATCCCTCGAGCCTGCGGCTGAGGCGCGGGCTCGTGCTCTGCAGCAGTCTTTGTTGGCCAGCAACGACTGGGATGAACTTCGGGAAGGGCTGAACCATGTGGCAGAGCTGGTGATAGCCGCCGTTACCCGCAGTAAGCGTGAATTCGAGGCCTTCCTCAAGCGCCTGGATGAGCGGCTGGAGCTGCTAAGGGAGCACTTCTCTGCCCAGTCTTCGGCCCAGTCCGGTCGGCTGGATGCCTCCGAGCATCTGGATCGGGAAATCCGTGAGGAGATCGAGCGGGTGGGCCAACGGCTGCAGGAGAGTGATGATCTGCAGGATCTCAAACAGTCGGTCAGCCGTCACCTTGAATCCATCGGTCAGGCCGTCGGTCGCTTTCGAACCCAGGAGTCAGAGCGCGAGCGTGCTCTTTCCGAGCAGCTTGAGGCAATGCAAGAGAAAGTAGCCGCCATGGAAGCTCATTCCGAACAGATGCAGGAGCAGGTCCGCAAGGAGCGATTGCGCGCCATGACCGATCTGCTCACCGAGTTACCCAATCGCGAAGCCTGGCAGGAACGCCTTTCATTCGAGTACAACCGCTGGCAACGGTACAGCCATCCGCTGACCGTGGGTGTGCTGGATATTGATCTGTTCAAACGGATCAACGACTCCTACGGCCACAAGGCTGGAGACCGGGTATTGCAACTTGTGGCGCGGGAGGTCAGGGAGCGACTGCGCACCACCGACTTTGTGGCCCGGTTTGGCGGCGAGGAGTTCGTGGTGCTGTTTCCGGAAACCGAGCCGGCAGATGCCAGGGCGGTGGTTGATAAACTGCGGGAGCATGTCGGCAGGCTGCCCTTTCATTTTCGGGGCGAACCGGTGACGGTGACTTTTTCCGCTGGTCTGGCGGGGTTCGTTGTCGGCGATACCGAAGAATCAGTGTTTGACCGCGCAGACCGCGCCCTCTATCAGGCCAAGGACGCAGGTCGCGATCAGGTTGTGATCGGCAAAAGTGCCGCCGTTCAGTGA
- a CDS encoding DUF2789 domain-containing protein → MDTSKHTLSTLFEQLGLASDAKSIEDFVAKYSPLPSEVAIQDAPIWSESQSHFLEEGLEEDSDWAEVIDELDAMMRH, encoded by the coding sequence ATGGATACCAGCAAACACACCCTAAGCACTCTGTTCGAACAACTTGGCCTGGCGTCTGACGCCAAAAGCATTGAGGATTTCGTCGCCAAGTACTCGCCCCTGCCCAGCGAGGTCGCCATCCAGGACGCCCCCATCTGGTCCGAAAGCCAGTCTCACTTCCTTGAGGAGGGGCTTGAGGAAGACAGTGACTGGGCTGAGGTTATCGACGAACTCGACGCGATGATGCGTCACTGA
- a CDS encoding ATP-binding protein yields MKVTLAFVLCCLLALFQSPVRAEPPQVSPAPVLGTEELTWLEEQERFRIGLRSDQVPLVFDTGNGVLAGTYIDYLARLSDKLGVSMEPVVLGSVQETGPVQSELATDAVLTTRMPGMPVVPGKRFTDPLMSLTYGLFVSAGDAAIRTLADLEGSRVAVIAGDPNQYPMLDPVEEFTPVPVGNVSEAVGRILSGQADAFLAPVPLVSDYLQSAMVNGIGLSVLLDNSPVDVVLQVDTDRDHLYQVLNKAIAAISHNEHRTIRQSWLQADQPAMERSGLELSGSDIDWLERHPDLKVAFRSDWPPFEYTQDGRPTGLVPDLLTRLETELNVRFTRAVAGSRMEAEEQLRSGDVDILPGLSRTPRTEEAFLFTRAYLTVPIALAIRDDGRFIGDLRELRSERVGVVNRHAAHDYLLINHPNLDLYPMDSVEEGLLALSNGDLDVMVTHIPAVSYTVARLGLSNLRITSITPYQYDLRLAVRKDSPELHRVLNKALGSLEASETESIYNRWIHLDIEQETDYTVVRRVVLIAILVVLIFLYWNRKLSREVDERIRSENALRRSEDELRAAKLEAERLAREAEAASLAKSEFLANMSHEIRTPMNAVIGYSDLLSNSVTDPQQRNYLDAIRAGSRSLLMLINDILDLSRIEAGKMRLDYSAVSVRRLLDDVRHIFDLRAREQGITLEVSVDSRMPAAMMLDETRLRQVLFNLVGNAIKFTHDGGVTVRATAKPLKKRSDSVEQSTEAPERQFYKLVVTVSDTGIGIPPDQVDRIFDAFEQQEGQNTRRYGGTGLGLAISRKLARMMGGELEVESEPGTGSVFTVTLPRVEATVEQAEDEGAPKESERLLAQTLSMQERGWLREQLAADFGDEWESVRESGDPEQMKDFARRVLAWGQRFRSRSVTRYGEKLLADVEAFNLDAVNSALEAFPKLLGREE; encoded by the coding sequence GTGAAGGTTACCCTTGCCTTTGTACTATGCTGCCTGTTGGCGCTGTTTCAATCCCCGGTGCGAGCGGAACCGCCGCAAGTGTCGCCCGCACCAGTTCTGGGCACAGAGGAGCTGACCTGGCTGGAAGAGCAGGAGCGTTTTCGCATTGGCCTGCGGAGTGACCAGGTTCCGCTGGTTTTTGATACCGGTAATGGTGTCCTGGCCGGAACCTACATTGATTACCTCGCCCGGCTGTCGGATAAGCTTGGCGTCTCCATGGAGCCAGTCGTTCTGGGATCCGTGCAGGAAACCGGCCCGGTTCAGAGTGAGCTGGCAACCGATGCGGTTCTGACCACCCGGATGCCCGGAATGCCAGTGGTGCCCGGAAAACGTTTTACCGATCCGTTGATGTCCCTCACTTACGGCCTGTTCGTCAGTGCTGGCGATGCTGCCATTCGAACCCTGGCCGATCTGGAAGGCAGCCGGGTTGCCGTGATCGCCGGTGACCCCAATCAGTACCCCATGCTGGATCCGGTTGAAGAATTCACACCGGTTCCGGTTGGCAATGTAAGCGAAGCCGTCGGGCGGATTCTTTCGGGGCAGGCTGACGCCTTTCTCGCCCCAGTGCCATTGGTTTCCGATTACCTGCAATCGGCCATGGTGAACGGCATTGGTCTGTCGGTTCTGCTCGATAACAGCCCGGTGGATGTGGTGCTGCAGGTGGATACTGATCGGGATCATCTTTATCAGGTGCTGAACAAAGCCATTGCTGCGATCAGTCATAATGAGCATCGAACTATCCGCCAGTCCTGGCTTCAGGCAGATCAGCCGGCGATGGAGCGAAGTGGGCTGGAGCTTTCCGGATCGGACATTGACTGGCTCGAGCGCCATCCGGATTTGAAGGTCGCTTTCCGCTCAGACTGGCCCCCGTTCGAATATACCCAGGATGGCCGGCCTACCGGCCTGGTTCCGGACCTGCTGACACGGCTCGAAACCGAGCTGAATGTCCGGTTTACCCGTGCAGTGGCGGGGAGCCGCATGGAGGCTGAAGAGCAGCTCCGATCGGGTGACGTGGATATACTCCCGGGATTGTCCCGAACACCGCGCACGGAAGAGGCTTTTTTATTTACCCGGGCCTACCTCACAGTGCCCATCGCTCTAGCCATCCGCGATGACGGACGCTTTATCGGGGACCTTCGTGAACTCCGGAGCGAACGGGTGGGTGTGGTGAACCGGCATGCAGCCCATGACTATCTGCTGATTAACCATCCAAACCTGGACCTGTATCCGATGGATAGTGTGGAGGAAGGTCTTCTGGCGCTGTCCAATGGCGATCTGGACGTCATGGTTACCCATATTCCGGCGGTCAGTTACACCGTTGCCAGACTGGGCCTGTCGAACCTCAGAATCACCAGTATCACGCCCTACCAGTACGATTTGAGGTTGGCCGTGCGCAAGGACAGTCCGGAACTCCACCGGGTGCTGAACAAGGCGCTGGGCAGTCTCGAGGCCAGCGAAACAGAGTCCATCTACAATCGCTGGATCCACCTGGATATTGAGCAGGAAACGGATTACACCGTGGTTCGGCGGGTAGTGCTGATTGCCATTCTGGTGGTGCTGATTTTCCTGTATTGGAACCGGAAACTTTCACGGGAGGTGGATGAGCGCATCCGTTCCGAGAATGCCCTGCGCCGGAGCGAGGACGAACTGCGCGCCGCCAAACTGGAAGCCGAACGACTGGCCCGGGAAGCGGAGGCGGCCAGCCTGGCAAAGAGTGAGTTCCTGGCCAACATGTCCCATGAAATCCGCACGCCGATGAACGCGGTGATTGGCTACAGCGATCTACTCAGCAACAGCGTTACCGACCCGCAGCAACGGAACTACCTGGATGCTATCCGGGCGGGAAGCCGGAGCCTGCTGATGCTGATCAATGACATTCTGGACCTGTCCCGGATCGAAGCAGGAAAGATGAGGCTCGACTATTCCGCGGTGTCGGTGCGTCGTCTCCTGGACGATGTTCGCCATATCTTCGATCTGCGGGCCCGCGAGCAGGGCATCACTCTGGAAGTGAGTGTCGACTCACGTATGCCCGCTGCCATGATGCTGGACGAGACCCGTCTTCGGCAGGTCCTGTTCAACCTGGTCGGCAATGCCATCAAGTTTACCCATGATGGTGGTGTGACGGTTCGAGCCACCGCGAAGCCGCTCAAAAAACGATCCGACAGCGTGGAACAGAGCACAGAGGCCCCGGAACGCCAGTTCTACAAACTGGTGGTCACGGTCAGCGATACCGGTATTGGCATTCCACCGGACCAGGTTGACCGGATCTTTGATGCCTTTGAGCAGCAGGAGGGGCAGAATACCCGGCGCTATGGTGGTACCGGTCTCGGATTGGCCATCAGCCGGAAACTGGCCCGGATGATGGGCGGGGAGCTGGAGGTGGAGAGTGAACCGGGCACAGGGTCGGTCTTTACGGTAACGCTGCCACGGGTAGAAGCGACGGTGGAGCAGGCGGAAGACGAGGGAGCGCCGAAGGAGTCCGAACGACTGCTGGCCCAGACCCTCAGCATGCAGGAACGGGGTTGGCTCAGGGAACAGCTGGCGGCTGACTTCGGTGATGAGTGGGAGTCCGTCAGGGAAAGTGGCGATCCGGAACAGATGAAAGACTTTGCCCGACGGGTGCTGGCCTGGGGCCAGCGGTTCCGCTCAAGGTCGGTGACGCGCTACGGGGAAAAGCTGCTGGCGGACGTTGAAGCGTTCAACCTGGATGCGGTCAACAGCGCCCTGGAAGCCTTCCCGAAACTGCTCGGCCGGGAAGAATGA
- a CDS encoding patatin-like phospholipase family protein, with amino-acid sequence MAHVGVLRVLEEMRIPVDLVVGTSAGSAVGALYASGMPVSDIEQRFIEMDWLSSFRDDPGRVYKPVRRKQDDWRFPVVPGIGVRADGLHVGGGLIAGQNLGFILNELTRNAALVEDFDRLPIPFRAVATDLETGEQVVIGEGNLSEAIRASMSIPGVYAPVERNGQLLVDGGVANNLPVSVAREMGADVIIAIDITDSLMQTDELRGAFSVVGQLTTIMTRRNTDQQLDLLAEGDVLIRPDLEGYTSADFYDAPVLFELGASTAREHGVELRPLSVSRKAWAAWRDSIAAQDAGVEIISRIDIEDSRRLARDFLKERIRQRTGEPLNTTQLEADLKRIYGLGYYEIVSYSTSSSPDGTVLTIRVQEKSWGPNYLSFGLNYEDNFDGETRFNLASSLRMTELNELGGEWQTGVQLGTEPWLRTQWYQPLDYGYERFLVLGGEYSRDTFSQFDASGTRIAEVDVTFRKADLALGMEIGGNAEIRLIYARGYATVDEQIGQPVAPEGSVHQGGMALQLVHDSLDDTFFPRAGGFAGLRGRFEREGLGSDREFDSVTGLALGTESWKGLTLTGLVYAHAVTKGTPGIENAVRLGGFRRLSAYAPGEITGDNALMVSAYASQTFGGPLLPWFVGAGFEAGNAWSSLDAAGWDSSVKSSSVFAGVDTFLGPVQLAAAYNNEDNWTAYLNIGFSFTQLFY; translated from the coding sequence ATGGCCCATGTGGGCGTGCTCAGGGTGCTGGAGGAAATGCGGATTCCCGTTGACCTTGTCGTAGGTACCAGTGCCGGTTCTGCGGTGGGCGCCCTTTATGCCAGTGGTATGCCGGTCAGTGACATCGAGCAGCGCTTTATCGAGATGGACTGGCTTTCCAGCTTTCGAGACGACCCTGGTCGAGTCTACAAACCGGTTCGGCGAAAGCAGGATGACTGGCGGTTTCCGGTGGTACCGGGAATTGGTGTTCGCGCCGATGGCCTGCATGTCGGTGGTGGGCTGATCGCCGGCCAGAACCTCGGGTTCATCCTCAACGAGTTGACGCGCAACGCTGCCCTGGTTGAGGATTTTGACCGGCTTCCCATTCCATTCCGGGCCGTTGCCACGGACCTGGAAACCGGCGAGCAGGTGGTTATCGGTGAGGGCAACCTGTCCGAGGCCATTCGGGCCAGCATGAGCATTCCAGGCGTTTATGCGCCAGTGGAGCGTAATGGCCAGCTGCTGGTGGACGGTGGCGTCGCCAATAACCTGCCAGTCAGCGTTGCACGGGAAATGGGCGCTGACGTCATCATCGCCATAGATATTACCGACAGCCTGATGCAGACCGACGAACTGCGGGGCGCCTTTTCCGTGGTCGGTCAGCTCACAACCATCATGACCCGACGAAACACCGATCAGCAGCTGGATTTGCTGGCTGAAGGTGATGTTCTGATACGACCGGACCTGGAAGGTTACACCTCTGCCGATTTCTACGATGCGCCGGTACTGTTTGAGCTGGGTGCCAGCACCGCCAGGGAGCATGGGGTCGAATTGCGGCCATTATCCGTCTCCCGCAAGGCGTGGGCAGCCTGGCGAGATAGCATAGCGGCGCAGGACGCCGGCGTAGAGATTATTTCACGCATCGACATCGAAGACAGTCGTCGGCTGGCCCGCGACTTTCTCAAAGAGCGAATCCGACAGAGAACCGGCGAGCCCCTGAATACCACGCAGCTGGAGGCCGATCTCAAACGAATCTATGGCCTCGGCTACTACGAAATCGTGTCGTACTCCACGTCCTCGTCGCCCGACGGTACGGTTCTGACCATCCGTGTCCAGGAGAAGAGCTGGGGGCCAAACTATCTGTCTTTCGGACTTAACTATGAGGATAACTTTGACGGGGAAACCCGTTTCAATCTGGCCTCGTCCCTTCGCATGACCGAGTTGAACGAGCTGGGTGGGGAGTGGCAGACCGGTGTTCAGCTCGGCACCGAACCCTGGCTCCGCACCCAGTGGTATCAGCCCCTGGATTACGGCTATGAACGATTCCTGGTGCTCGGTGGCGAATATTCCCGGGATACCTTTAGCCAGTTCGACGCCTCGGGAACGCGAATAGCGGAGGTGGACGTGACCTTCCGAAAAGCGGATCTGGCTCTGGGTATGGAAATCGGCGGCAATGCCGAGATCCGGCTGATCTATGCCCGGGGCTATGCCACGGTGGATGAGCAGATCGGCCAGCCGGTGGCCCCGGAGGGATCCGTGCATCAGGGTGGAATGGCCCTGCAACTGGTTCATGATTCGCTGGACGATACCTTTTTCCCGCGGGCTGGTGGTTTCGCCGGCCTTCGGGGGCGTTTTGAGCGAGAGGGTCTGGGATCCGACCGGGAATTCGATTCGGTAACCGGTCTGGCGTTGGGTACCGAGAGTTGGAAGGGGCTGACGTTGACCGGGCTGGTGTATGCCCATGCGGTAACCAAGGGTACGCCAGGCATTGAAAACGCGGTTCGCCTGGGAGGTTTTCGCCGCTTGTCGGCGTACGCGCCCGGCGAAATTACCGGAGACAATGCCCTGATGGTCTCCGCCTATGCCAGCCAGACGTTTGGTGGGCCACTTCTGCCCTGGTTCGTGGGTGCCGGATTCGAGGCGGGCAATGCCTGGTCTTCGCTGGATGCTGCCGGCTGGGACAGCTCGGTTAAATCCTCCAGTGTGTTTGCCGGTGTGGATACCTTCCTAGGCCCGGTTCAGCTGGCCGCCGCCTACAACAACGAGGACAATTGGACGGCCTACCTCAATATCGGTTTCTCGTTCACCCAGCTGTTTTACTGA
- a CDS encoding GntR family transcriptional regulator yields the protein MNAFKPRETLTEQVARHIENLIAFGQLRSGERIYEGAMAKQMDVSHGSIREGLLLLEKRHLVRNVPRKGAFVTPLDEFFVRSLYETLELYLTHTGRKLVRNWQADDMARLESLYDQMKACYDKNDLMAFLELGIEYTKASLAYADNYFIVSAIDDLWPSAKRCAFVAFQQGGNQVLEDNLSHMEQSISAIKDRDEDRLAEILHRFALQQCQQVLTAIEKTGNKTA from the coding sequence ATGAATGCCTTCAAACCCAGAGAAACACTGACCGAACAGGTCGCCCGCCACATTGAGAACCTGATTGCCTTTGGCCAGCTCCGATCCGGAGAGCGGATCTACGAGGGCGCCATGGCCAAGCAGATGGATGTCAGCCACGGATCCATCCGGGAAGGGCTGTTGCTGCTGGAGAAGCGGCACCTGGTCCGGAACGTTCCGCGCAAGGGCGCGTTCGTGACACCCCTGGACGAGTTTTTCGTTCGCAGCCTCTACGAAACCCTGGAACTGTATCTCACCCACACTGGCCGTAAGCTGGTTCGCAACTGGCAGGCTGATGACATGGCCAGGCTGGAAAGTCTCTATGACCAGATGAAGGCCTGCTACGATAAAAACGATCTGATGGCCTTCCTGGAACTGGGCATTGAATACACCAAGGCATCGCTGGCCTATGCCGACAACTACTTTATTGTCTCCGCCATTGATGACCTCTGGCCGTCGGCCAAGCGCTGTGCCTTCGTCGCCTTCCAACAGGGAGGCAACCAGGTGCTTGAAGACAACCTGTCGCACATGGAGCAATCCATCAGCGCGATCAAGGACCGGGATGAAGACCGCCTGGCGGAAATACTGCACCGCTTCGCTCTGCAACAGTGTCAGCAGGTTCTCACCGCCATCGAAAAGACCGGCAACAAGACCGCGTGA
- the cls gene encoding cardiolipin synthase: MDDLSLVAIAVGILYLGAFACVYRILLTYRTTQGAIAWIIGLIAVPYVAVPMFVLFGRNRFGGYVKARRLGDRSLTNLLNRFEQQTTSIPVPTSDRFTDELQVLCRLGRQPFTDGNRCTLLRDGEATFDALFEAMEDAEHYILLEFYIVRSDRVGRRIKSILERKLAQGVEVWFLYDDIGSVWLPRNYLKQLAAAGARIASFGDGNIRRRRFQINFRNHRKLLVCDGKVGFVGGINLGDEYLGTAMDQEPWRDTHCRIEGPAVTGLQLAWLEDWNWASNDFPSLDWEPVANQPGNDEVLMLPTGPADTWETCTLFFLNCINNARSRLWIASPYFVPDFQIMNALQLAALRGIDVRILIPEKSDSRLIGLAAYSYLVQACKTGIGIYRYQPGFMHQKVILVDDRYAAVGTANMDNRSMRLNFEITAITTARHFIRSVESMLEQDLDSSRLMTERDYKDRSILFRLACRAVRLLAPLL, from the coding sequence GTGGACGACCTGTCTCTGGTTGCGATTGCCGTTGGCATTCTTTACCTGGGCGCATTCGCCTGCGTCTACCGCATTCTGCTGACCTATCGCACTACCCAGGGTGCCATCGCCTGGATCATTGGCCTGATCGCAGTCCCTTACGTTGCGGTCCCCATGTTCGTCCTGTTCGGACGTAATCGTTTCGGTGGCTACGTGAAGGCTCGTCGTCTCGGAGACCGGTCACTGACCAACCTGCTGAACCGGTTCGAGCAACAGACCACCTCCATCCCGGTCCCTACCAGCGACCGTTTCACAGACGAACTCCAGGTGCTCTGCCGGCTGGGACGCCAACCGTTTACCGACGGCAATCGATGCACGCTTTTGCGGGACGGCGAAGCCACCTTCGACGCCCTGTTCGAAGCCATGGAAGACGCCGAGCACTACATCCTGCTGGAATTCTACATCGTGCGGTCAGACCGGGTTGGCCGTCGAATCAAATCGATTCTTGAACGCAAACTGGCCCAGGGTGTGGAGGTCTGGTTCCTGTATGACGATATTGGCAGCGTCTGGCTACCGAGGAACTACCTGAAGCAGCTCGCCGCCGCCGGCGCCCGGATTGCCTCGTTCGGGGACGGTAACATCCGCAGGCGACGATTCCAGATCAATTTCCGGAACCACCGCAAGCTGCTGGTCTGCGACGGTAAGGTCGGCTTTGTGGGTGGCATCAACCTGGGAGACGAGTACCTTGGCACCGCCATGGATCAGGAGCCCTGGCGCGACACCCATTGCCGGATTGAAGGTCCGGCCGTTACCGGCTTGCAGCTGGCGTGGTTGGAGGACTGGAATTGGGCCAGCAACGATTTTCCCAGCCTTGACTGGGAGCCGGTCGCCAATCAGCCCGGGAATGACGAGGTGCTGATGCTACCAACCGGCCCGGCCGACACCTGGGAAACCTGTACCCTGTTCTTCCTGAACTGCATCAACAACGCCCGATCCCGGCTCTGGATCGCCTCGCCCTACTTCGTGCCGGACTTCCAGATCATGAATGCGCTGCAACTGGCGGCGCTTCGGGGCATAGACGTGAGGATCCTGATTCCGGAGAAATCAGACAGCCGCCTGATCGGTCTGGCCGCCTACTCCTACCTGGTCCAGGCCTGCAAGACCGGAATCGGCATCTATCGCTACCAGCCGGGCTTCATGCACCAGAAAGTGATCCTGGTGGATGATCGCTATGCGGCAGTAGGAACGGCCAATATGGATAACCGCTCCATGCGACTAAATTTCGAGATCACCGCCATTACCACAGCACGGCATTTCATTCGCAGCGTCGAATCCATGCTGGAACAGGATCTCGACAGCTCCCGGCTGATGACCGAAAGGGATTACAAGGACCGCTCCATACTGTTCCGCCTGGCTTGCCGTGCAGTCCGCCTGCTGGCACCGTTGCTCTAG